The Tenebrio molitor chromosome 7, icTenMoli1.1, whole genome shotgun sequence region GACAAGCCCCCACTCCTGCGGCAGGCGCAGGGCAAGGACTATAAGGACAACATACAGGATAACTTCCCGTATAGAGGATGCAATCTTGACGTTGCAATGTTACATCAACCGAGAGGCATTCGAAACCGAGTTCGCCCCTCGAAGACATGCGATCCTCATAGAAGCATCGACTAAGCGGATCCAGGAATCGATATAATAGAAGAGAAACGAGCTTGATGATAGGGGATCAAAGCTTcacttgataataaaatttagtggAAAGGTAAACACGGGATCGGCTTCCAAGTGAATTCGCTGGGTTCCACCAGACTAGACCTTCCACTTGCATTGTTGTGTTTACGTCCGCCACTAAGAATCTTCCGGCGTGATTTGATAACTTTAATTAACTCGACGAAAGTAGCAACATTTTTGCCATCACTAAAATTAAAACGCTACAAGTCAATTTGAGCGGTtgttatttcattcatttcctttggtgtgattttaattaaagattGTCTAATTATAAAAGCAAGCAATTAGAAAGTTCTACTGAAAATCTACATCTTCAAAGAAAACTCGAATGATCAAAGCaccaaaaattgtaaaataatgaAACCATTAAGgactttaataaattttaaaaaccatCTATGTAATTAACAGTTATCTGGGTGTTTACATTTATTTCAgaataaaacaacaatttgtcttagttttatcaaataaatatattatgctcaaaacaaatttgtggTCACGTAGATCTGTTTAATCGACcttcagatacataacctcactttgacCACCATTCTGATGTAGGCAAATgaaatcattaatttaaagtgaaaattatCATCTTGCACCACGAAAACCAGGACAACCCTTATTGGTTAGCTGTAACAAAAGAGTTTCCggaaaatttttcactgaaTAACTGTCTTTTCACATCTATGGCTTGACAGCTGACGAAGCTACACCATACGTCAAtgaaaacaaaagcaagcagcgcaccacaaatatttttgaacacacgttatgaaatgattttaaaattgtatatGCAGTAGCAACAAATTACAATGCACAATTTTGCAGTAAATATTCCGCAGTAGTTTTGGTCATATTTTAGAGTTAGGTCTGCAATATTTCCGGGTTAATATCGAAAGACTTGAACCAATATTGGAAACACGTCGAAGCCGGAATTTCTATTAAGACCTTGCGATTATCatttggcaacatttaaatttatcaatgaGCAGAATTTAATTAGTCCCTAATAGTTAATGGCGTCTGCTTGTCCTATCTTATTCATTTCTCTTGGGTAAAATTTAGAACAATGGTAAATACATGGTGGGATCTATGTTCGAGAAGAACAAATTAAATGGAGTTCAGGGTTTCAGTTGAGTTAATTATCAGATCGTTGCTTATCTAACTTCTTACTCAAGTTTAAACAGTATACAGCTAACTTAGCTATTTATTGGAAGCCAGCTTACGAAAGCAAAATACTCCTGTCTCTCATCCATTATGCACCGAAACCACAAGATATTAtacgaaaaaaatcaaattacgTCACGTATGTACAGTTCCAAACTAAAATATTCATACGCAGGCGGAATGATATCCAGAGGTCGGGGAAAAAACGGTAAACGAATCTCGATGAAATCCTGAAACTGGCCTCTCGAAAACAATGCGTACGAATTAATAATGTAAGAAGTCGAATCAATTCATTAAACTAGGGAGCTGATTGGTCTGTGATAATGCACCGCAGAGGATCCACGGTGTAGGGGTTAAAGGACTCGTGATAATTTGCATATGAGTTAAGCACGAGCAAGTTTTGCTGGGACACGTAGCGAATGCACAGGACCCCGATGCACCGCAATTATTGCAGATATGATATTGCATCGGGACCGGAGTGACCATTTGTTTGTGGTATTACAACGTTAAATCCCGTCCATTACggaccaattttctttttattaccGTTCGATGAAATACGGGATTTTCATTATTCCAAAACCCCTCGGGGAATTTATGGATAAGTCGGTGAGGGTGTCTGAAATCATTTCGCAATCCGCAGACCCGGttttatatattattatagTTTTCAGCCTGTAGccaaagtaaataaaattgctccCGTTCCCCCTgatatatgtattataataTCGGGGGTGCATTTTAATGTCGTTGCTTACATTGCGGATTTTGGACAAGAGTGGAAGCGAAAGTGTAAGCGCAAAAATGGCTGACTTCAGAAACAAACATGGACGATCGTAAAGTAGGTGTTCGCCCATAAATCGTGCCTTATCTTTAACAAGTCCAAGTCTTTTAATTAGGCCCAACAGGAGAAATTAACTTGATGCAATTGGAAAAATCTAAGTCGACCCAGTGAAATCATTAGTGAACGGTCAAAGTATACATAATGAACGTGGATTTTTATCTGAATTCTCTCCAAAAGTCGTACACTAGACAGACACGTTAGAAAATAGTGTCTTAAAACCTTCACCCACACGCTAAGCTCTTGTGCGGTTTCACGCCCTCGCGACttcataaacaaaataaatttggaggAAAGTGACGACTTTCTTTAATTTAAGAGTGGGTGGAATAATTAAAGCGATAAACATCTAAATGCAAATTTTCGGTGCCCAAATAAATTCTCCCAGATTAGATTTTTAATGCTTACTATGGTCCCTAATGATTGTAAATGTATTCCTCCGAAACTGAAAAGCTAGCCGTTTCGCAACAAAATACACCAAACGAACAGTGGCGGCCAGAGCTGCAACACCTACAAATcaagtgtaataaaaaaatactatacacaaatatataaaatacaaaatcacaagccaaaaaattaatttctttccGACTATCCGACACAATGCTTGCGTGTAGCTAGTCTATCGATATACCTAATTATATTGGACGAGGACCAGCGCACAATACGTATACgtatacaataaaattaatagaaaTGTTGGACGGTTTTAGtgcattttttgaaatatgaatATTCTACAGGGGGTTCTAAAATCGACCATTATCTTATGATTATGAAGACAAAACAACTAGAAAAACGCACACCGGATTTACAAATCTAGAAAAAGAAAGTGGCAAAACACGAGTATTTAATAGATATTCTATTAGAGATAATGTTTACGGTACAATATGGTGGGTGGGGTCAGGTGTAAATAATTTACAGTATTTACTGTGGTAGGAAGTTTGAAAACCATAAAAAGAATTTTGTTTAGCTACTTCTTAGGACATACGACGACCCCGGTATTGATTTCCAGACGCCACGCAAGTATATTCCGTTTCTGAGTTCGATGCCGGTCAGTAGTAAAACCGGGTTGtcataaatattaataataatcatcgCTTAACACAGGCACatgcaaatttcttttgtcGGGAAAATACTTGCGCTCGGCTTACGTTAACAAATTGGCCATCCTCGTTCTGAAAACTGTGTGCGGGCGTAAGAGtgagaaaacatgatgtttggaaaatgtcaGGTAAGGGATAGTACTTTAGAGCAGAAAATCCAAAAAGTtgaattgtaacattttattaccAGCTTAGACTGCTTATACTCGTAATTAATTACtcatgaaatgttttgtaCGCACTGGAATCTGTCAGCGCTTCGGTCGTTTTGTGGCTTAGCGGCATCGGGCTCAGAAACAGAGTataagtacatttttattgcTCCCCCAGCTAAAAATGACAGAAGCCGCCACTGCTGAGAAAAGCTGGCGGAACAAATCGTGAAAAatataaagtaaataaaaatagattgTTTGAATGTCGCGTAATACTGAGTAATCCTATCACCACCCTAAATTCTCTGATTTCAAATCATGTCTTCAATTTTACTGCGCGCTCGTAAAATTAAAGCAACGACTTTAAATGGCGGACAACTATGGTGTTAAAGTCAGCTCCGTTACGTTTCGTTGCATTTAGCGTCGACCACACCGAGTTGGAAGCCCAGAAAGTCGATAGCGATTTCTTTcgcatttaaacaaattgttaGTGTTGCCAGAATAAAGTCAAATAAAAGTtcatgataaaaaaaatagtggaGCCAAAAAGGGGAAAATCGCTCCGTTCGTGTTTATTCAACTCGGCCTAATGTTGATGTTGATGTTGCAGATTAGACACGATTTATGTCTCTCTGTCGCCGGGATTTATCTGTTTATGTGTTTATTTCTTAGGATCAAACCCGAACTATTCGGTGGAATGAAGTACACGAACTTGGGACATCCAGCTTGTCAATGAACGGTCTATTCAATCTCGGAATCGATGCCGTTGTTGAAAGTTCAATTTTATTGGAATTGGTTCCGCTCATTGCTTTGCTTTTGTTGGCCAAAATTCAACGAAAACGAATCAAATGTTTAATGATTAGTGCTAATGGTTTTCCTTGCGCAAACTGGCGTAAGTAGGTTTTATCGAATACACTTGTCTAAAAAAGTTTAGCCGAGCAGATAGCGGCCAACGTCCACTGGCTCGTATCACTGGCCATACACGTAGCAACCAATTTCCGTTTTCTATTCTTTTTTTACTTCCTTTCGTCGTCTAGTCAAGTTTTTTTACGTCGTTAGTTATCAGCCGGCTACCTAccaaataatattttccttTCTCTCAAACTCACTCACGTTATTAAATCTCCGATTAAGCCTACGACCGATTTCAACCACATTTTCGCAAAAACGACTCGCTAGAAAATTCCCACTGCTGTTAACACTAATTTAAATTCAACCCGTACAAACTCCGCAGACTAGTTCGCACCTAATGGATCAAAAGTAGCAAACAATGGAAATTTACGGctagttttaaaataaatcgaCAATCATCCTGCGCTTATTTTCAAGCCGCGTCCAATTATCCTCGACTTATCATTAAAAACCccgaaaaattataaaacgtTTAACGCAGCTCCTGCACCTGaccaaaaataattacacgaTCTCCGTCAGATATTTCTCTCTCGGCTAGAATCGAAAGTGAAATGCACTCCGAGAAAATTGCAACAGGTAAACAATTTCTCTTGCTGTCTCATTAGACGAGAGATCCGGATGCCATATTTCCACCTCACCTGTCACTCTccacaaaacaaatttcaaattgtattTGTCTCAGCTTTGGGACAATTAGTGCGCGACCTTAGAGGTCAAGTCCTCCCACAACTCTATTCTTCCTGTCTCTTTAATTACTACTTGCTGGACCATGTGTCATAGCGATTTTGCTTCATTAAGTATGACGGTCGTGAGTGTTTGAGTGAAAATTAACTGGtggttttttgttgtttttcatttcagtcgTTTACATGAAAAATGATTAATGGGTAGGCAATGAAAAATTCAACGATTATTGTGCTAAGGCTAATTTCGTTTGTAGAGAAGTCCCGAACCGAAGAAAATTCGCTTATAAAACCTGGTGGAAGAATCGGTCGAAGAGCGAAAAGAAGCTGATAATTGCCGGCGTCGCTTTGGCATTTACATTAATATTACtgcttttaatttatttgtttcatttcgGTAAGTAGAATTTTCTGGGGGCCTCCAAAGAACAACACTAGGGAATAAATTTGTGCCGGTTTAGTGGGAAACTCGATATCATTTAAACCCTCGAGATTATCATGTCAGGTTTAGCTATCCACGAGATTACGCCGTGATGTGCAGCTGCACTGTAGTGCGATGCACCCAGGTTTAATTAAGTGGTTATTAGGCGAGGTAGGTGTCGGAGAACGTGAGATCCAGTCTTAACCGTGTCATCAAGTGTCGATAATTTTGACAGATGGGTCTAAAGAGTGCAGCTCATCTGCGTGCGCGAGGACGTCGATGGAGCTCCTCCTGAAGTACGTCGATGTGAAAGTGGATCCGTGCGAAGATTTTTATCGATTCTCGTGCGGTAATTTCCTGCAGAACACAAACTTAGATGATCGCGGTTCACGGTCGGTGAGGAGCATTATGGAAGAGAAGATACCGtcccaaattaaaaatatgttggCAGAACCGATACAGAGTGCGGATCCGGTGGGTTTCAATTTAGCAAAGAAATTTTATCGAGCTTGCATGAACGAGAGTGCAATTGAAGCAGAAGGATTAGAAAggatgaaacaaatttttaagcAAATAGGCGGATGGCCCACCCTCAACGGGAATAATTGGCGTAAAGATTTATTCAATTGGAAAGATGCTGTGTACAAACTCAGGCAGGTCGGAATTAATTTCGAATTCTTTTTAATTCTTTCCGTGCAAAGAGATAAAGCCCATTCCGATAGGCACATTTTAAATGTAAGTAACGATCCTCCGCATATCAGGACTCgctttcattaaaattttcagcTGGAAGCACCTTCTTTCGGCTCGTCTCGAATAAACacagatataaaaaaattctattcgGAGTACATGGTGGACCTGGCCGTGCTCGCGGGGGCTGAAAGGGAGCGAGCAAGAAAAGAACAAGGAGAGGTCCTGGACCTTCTCCTCAAACTAGCAAAGGTGATAAAgatgtttttcaaatttctttgAATAGAATCTCATTTAGGAATTCTCACAGATTTCCGAGGAAGCTGAAGCTGCTAATGGAACTAGCCTTTATAATCCTTTATCCCTGTCAGAATTACAATATAAATTTCAGGATATACCTTGGCTCGAATATATCAACCACATTCTCGCTCCTGCCACTCAGATTACTTATGACGATGACATATCCGTTTCGCAACCCCTCTATCTTAAAAGATTACTCAATCTCCTAAAGAACACTCATAAAAGGTATATTTTGTATAGATGGAACAATATATTAACACTTGAGTCTAGTAAAATGGGTTTTCCAGGGTGCTCGCTAATTACATGTGCTGGCACGTTCTCCAACACCTGATCCACTATTTACCTTCGAAGATGTTAAACCGAGCTTATCAATATATTGGAAATGTAAATGAAAAAGAGATGAACATAACCCGTTGGAAGACATGCGTCGACGACGTGGAAAACCGGTAAATTTCCAATAGTTCTTCTGCATTTTTCCTGAAAATGTGTCTCCAGCTTTTCCGCCGTTATTTCAACAgcttacataaaaaaatacttggaCGATGACACAAGACGACGCGCGATATCTATGATTCGAAATATCAAATACCAGTTCAAAAAAAGCCTTTACAAATTAGATTGGCTGGATGGGAAAACCAAAGATATTGCCTCCGAAATACTTCTCTCCAGTGTGGAAGACATCCCGAGGCCTGATAATTTCGTGCAAGACGAGACTTTCTACAacaaggtaaaaaaaaatcgtacgtACGGAATCGatccaaaatatttaattatttgatgATGTGGATAATCCATCTAATAATAGAAAACCAGAAATCCATTTGACTGACACTGACGATCTattgaaatataaaatgtaTATGTTCGTTGGTTTATTAATGTGAGAGGCACTACGCCTCCGCCATTCTGGAGTGAATTGTTTCCAGTTTCGTGGTTTTATTTtagtacatttatttttgtcactACCAAAATAATGTGGATTCATGAATATTCAAATTTCACGCATAAATTCCAAcaacaattattataatttacgGGAAGAGAAAAGTGTCCTTCGTTCGTCACCACTTGCGATGATAGCATCATTCCGcataaaatgtgtaaacagGATCGATTTTCCAGGTAGAAATATTGGAAGATAAGCTCTTGACGTCGGTCCTAAATCTGGATTATGCGACTACCAATATTCAATATGGAAAGCTCAGACAAGCTGTAAGGGagaattttttcgaaaaacccgGTTCTGCCACAGgattaaatattgtttattcGCCAAAGGAAAACGCCCTGAGTGAGTCCCAAAtccttcaacaattttaaataaaatccgCCGCAATATATCCAGCCGCGTGTCTCAGAACAGTTCCATTTAATTCCCGTGCCGcaatttgaaattgtaaatGGTCTAGATTATTTCTGTTCAAAGATAGCGTGTCCCGGAGCGAAAATCGCCAAATTAACCGGATTAATATCGATCACTCTTGGATTTTACCTTCTCGCCGTACGCGACgtaatgttttttaatcactatttaccacgcgaaataaataaagataacgCCAAGTCGGAGACAGaaaatcgatatttttttgacactttcaTTCAACTTTTAGGAATACCTGTGGGACTCTTCCGGGAGGTATTCTACCAGAAAGATCGACCCGAGTACATGAACTATGGTGCCCTGGGCACTGTAATTGCCCACGAAATGTATCACATAATTACCCAAGCGGAATACAGAGGCTTACAAGGGGAATTGAGGAGCTGGTGGTCATCGCACAGTCTGCTCAATTACGAAGTGAAGCTGCAATGCCTCTCCAATCATTACGGAAAATTTGTCGTCAAAATGATCGAACAACACGTAAGCCTAACACATTCTCTAAACtttgcaaaagaaaaacaactatgtatgtaattttattctttacaAATAATTTCGTCTAAATTAACATCGACTCCAcaccataaaaaataatttaaatctaCACTCTCGTCGTTTCTGTTGTCCAATAATTCGCTCTCACTAATCCCAGTTAACTAACTGATCGGTCCTTCTGATGTCCACTCACTCACTCATCTTCTGGACTCGACGTCCTCACCACCGCTCTCGACACAGGTGCGGGAGATACAAATATCTCCGGAGTGCCAGTCGGAGTCCCTATCAGCTGCACCGCAGCTTGTTTCCAGGAATttaatgtcacaaaaatttgaaatgtggATCCGAGCGCATTTTACGCTTCGCAAAATCCAGAAAAGTGTAAAACGTTAATTTGCGGATGTCATGCGACcggttgaaatttattttgacgttaaGCGAAACTTACGCGAGGTAATTGTAGGAAGTGCCATATTTAACAACGATTAGAGAAAATATAAACGGCTAAGCAAACAAGTGGAGGTGAAAATCGATCGTTATCGTAAGAATGGAGTTGCACGTAAGCGTAATTTAaccaaatgttttaattatacCTTACACAACGTACAACGAGGAGTTCCAGACGAGGAGTATCATTAAAACAGTTAAGATAAGCAAATATCGCGCGTTTTATTACTCGCTGTGGGGGTCCACCTTCGCAAATTATATTTGAGAACAAATTatacgaaaatattttaaatcgccGATATGGTTTCGAGCGCTGTGCAAAACTACTCTTAGAAATTTGTTCTGTTTGCAGAAGACGTCGTCTGCAAACCCTTCCGGCTGGAGCGGTCAGTTCCTCAAACAAGTCCTGTTTGAGGACTCTATTTTCGGCTCAATGTTTCAATTCACCGTCCCactcgatttttgttttgattcgAGTTACGCATCAGTTTacgcattttattaaaattctcGAGTAAACTCCTCGTCGGAGGTGTATTTCTCTGTAATGAAAACCAATTTGCGTTGTTAGCTGAGCCGTTGCCATTTCACTCCGAAGGAAATTCCGCCGTAGTAATAGTCATCACGTATCCCACAAAAGAACATAATAATGCTCCAGCACGAAACATTCGCCAAACTTGCGTACAACACACAAATGCAAATCCAATAATTAATACTAATTACGCTTAATTAATACGATTCGTGCAAATCTGAAAGGATTTTGTCGGCATATTAATGCGGCTTTGATGTAGACTCCGaacttattaatattaatttaatttacctGCTCCTGGTGTGGTTTCCTATTCCGACGACAAATCTAATACAAACACAATGCCGTTTGCAGCTGAACGCTTCCAACACTCGCGACGAAGACATGGCCGATTTAGCCGGGATGAAGATCGCCTACGACACCTACATCTCCTGGGTACGACAAAACGGAGTCGAACCTCGACTCTCCGGCCTCAAGTACTCGCCCAACCAACTCTTCTGGATATCGTCCGCCGTCCATCACTGCGCCAAGTACTCCACACACATTTTGCAGAGATACATCGCCAATTACCAGCAGAGCCCCGGCCAGTTCCGCGTCAATGGCGctctacaaaatttagatGAGTTCGCGATGGATTTCGGATGTCCAGTCGGAACGAACATGAATCCAGAGCATAAGTGCCGGATTTGGTAGATTCATTTTTTGTCACACCCCAACCGGACACAAACCGTTATTGTTAATAAGGGAAATTGCTTTTCAACGCACATCGGGAAAATATTGGCAATTCAGGCTAAAACCGATAATGTACTGTATCGATTACTTGTATCGTGTTACTTTTTACTTTCTGTTCCACTGTTCCATATTATCTCTTTCCACATCACTTAAAGCATTATACTATGTTGTTGTACACCGAATAAAATGCTCCAAgaatatttttctcatttcttTTTCCCCAATTTGCGAAACTGGACGTGAACGCACACAAGAGTGGATCAGTTTTGAACAGGTAAATGTGCAGCTAGTTGCAAATTAACTTACAACAACAATGTTGTAGTTTGTAGTTCTCGTGTGCTAGActgtatttaatttgttgcGTCGGAGTCTGATTATTTTGTAGTGTCTATGACGATCAGGTCCTGAAATGAAACACTGAAGCATCAAACGTTTCCAGACGAGCAACTCTGACTTTGATAAATTCAAGACGCGAACCTACATAAACATGCAAAACTGATTACTTGTTGTATGACCGTGAAATGCAAACGAGAAAAGTGTATTTTTCGCGGAGGTGGTGTTTGTGAATGTCTGCACGGGATAATGAAGGCTAAAGGTGGATAGAATCCGTGATTTATTACATTTAGTGCAACATTGGGTGTTTAATGAGTTAACTGTTCATTTGCGCAAGCTAATTTGAACAATGTAATAGTGCTACGCATACTCCACCcgctaattaattaatgtagaTAAAGGATCGCCTATTCTGCGAGGCTAATTATTTCTATACTGTAGCTAAGTAGTATTGTCCAAAATATTCGTGCAACCTGAGCTGTTTATCAGCTTAATTCGTGAACACCGAAACTCATTAGATACCCTCGACTCGGTCTAACTTGTTGCTTTGTGAAAGCACATTAGTGTTAATTACCGATGCGTGCGAAAAATCCGATTGAAAGTCACTTGGAGATGAAGACGTTCCGGTGACAATGCGGGCCCCTAGTCGAATAACTTATGTCAACAACACATAAGAGATGGGAACTCCGAATGTTCAAGAACATAATGTGCCGGCATCCTCTCAGCCCAACCTGACACCCGGTACACTGTGTGTGTTCAAGTGCAGTCAGCTTTTGTACCGTGACAAAACACACAGCCATTACAACAATACGTGTCACTCAGATGCAGAAGCCGCCCTTCCATTTTTAACTCCCCGTTCGATGA contains the following coding sequences:
- the LOC138134857 gene encoding neprilysin-2-like, with amino-acid sequence MINGEVPNRRKFAYKTWWKNRSKSEKKLIIAGVALAFTLILLLLIYLFHFDGSKECSSSACARTSMELLLKYVDVKVDPCEDFYRFSCGNFLQNTNLDDRGSRSVRSIMEEKIPSQIKNMLAEPIQSADPVGFNLAKKFYRACMNESAIEAEGLERMKQIFKQIGGWPTLNGNNWRKDLFNWKDAVYKLRQVGINFEFFLILSVQRDKAHSDRHILNLEAPSFGSSRINTDIKKFYSEYMVDLAVLAGAERERARKEQGEVLDLLLKLAKISEEAEAANGTSLYNPLSLSELQYKFQDIPWLEYINHILAPATQITYDDDISVSQPLYLKRLLNLLKNTHKRVLANYMCWHVLQHLIHYLPSKMLNRAYQYIGNVNEKEMNITRWKTCVDDVENRFSAVISTAYIKKYLDDDTRRRAISMIRNIKYQFKKSLYKLDWLDGKTKDIASEILLSSVEDIPRPDNFVQDETFYNKVEILEDKLLTSVLNLDYATTNIQYGKLRQAVRENFFEKPGSATGLNIVYSPKENALRIPVGLFREVFYQKDRPEYMNYGALGTVIAHEMYHIITQAEYRGLQGELRSWWSSHSLLNYEVKLQCLSNHYGKFVVKMIEQHLNASNTRDEDMADLAGMKIAYDTYISWVRQNGVEPRLSGLKYSPNQLFWISSAVHHCAKYSTHILQRYIANYQQSPGQFRVNGALQNLDEFAMDFGCPVGTNMNPEHKCRIW